ATCGGCTTGCTGGCCCGGAACTGAATCGTTGCCCGCCGCAGCTGGTCACGCTGTTCCGGTGACGGCATCAGGGCCGGATCCGGTTCTCTGCCCACCGGCACATAGGAGAACAGCCAGAGTGCAAACACCCCCTGTTCCAGCAGGAAGTCGATATAGGCCGGATCGGTGATGATGTCGGTATTTTTGCTGGAATGGGTGAAGGAACCGCAGAAGGAGAGTCCGTTTTCACGCAGCAGACGCATGGCGTTCATGACCTTTTTAAAGTGACCGGCACCCCGCCGCTCATCGGTTTCCTGCTCATACCCTTCCAGCGAGAAGGCCGGCATGACGTTACCCACCGCAATCAGACGCTGCACCAGGGTATCATCAATCAGCCCGCCATGGGTAAAGACCAGAAAGGCCATGTCGCTATGCTTTTCAAACAGCTCAAAAATGCCTTCCATGAAAAACGGTTCACCGCCGGAGATCACCGCAAAGTAGATCCCCATCTCCTTCATCTGGGTCAGCACGCCATCAATCTCGTCCAGGGTTAATTCAAGGGACTTGTTGTAGTCTCCGGCGTAGCAGCCGTAACAGGACAGGTTGCAGCGCATGGTGACCGAGATGACCACGGTGGATGGTGGGTAGAAACCGTTCGCATCAGCCCATTCCTTACGTTTGTTGGTGCCGGAGAGCAGATGATTGATCGCCAGGTTGGTGATCCACTTGTCACGCTGATTGGGATGCAGCTCCTTCAGAATCCGGCGCGGAAATTCAATGGAGGGATGCTTCTGCTGTACAAGATTGCGGATCCAGCGGATACGGTCCCGGTAGTACTCCTTCTTGGGGATCATCTCCATCAGGTGGGTCATCTTGATCAGGGTTTCATCAGATGAGCTGGTCGCCATATTCAACAGATAGGATACGACTTTATCACGGGTATATGTCTTCAGTGACTGCAGCATTGGCCGCCTCTCTACATGTATCTCAGGAATGTCATACAGATATTCCAGGTATCCTGCACCGGACGATAATGGCTGGTGGCCCGTCCGTCGGCAACCCGTGCCGGAACCGGCAGCGAACCGATCTTAAAACCGGCCTTCCAGCCCTTCACCAGCAGTTCCATCTCCAGATCATAGCCATCTTTTTCAAGCCTCACCGCACGCAGCAGCCTGGCATGGTAAAAACGAAAACCGGACTGGCTATCGGTAATTTCAAATCCGGTCCGTTTACGGATGCACCAGACACCAAAACGGTTCCAGACCTTGCGCAGGCCTGCCATTTCTTCAAATTGACTATGCCGGGATGCGAGAAGACAATCATAACCTTTTTTGTCAGCTTCAGCAAGTAACCGTGAAATAGCGCTGGGATCATGCTGGCCATCGGCATCAAGGGTGACGACTCCATCATACTGCTGCTGGATTGCCCAGGCAAAACCGGTCTTGAGGGCAGCCCCCTTGCCCCTGTTGACCGGATGGCTCAACAGGGTGACCGGCAGCCCGTCAAGGGTTTCAGCCGTAGCGTCAGTGGAACCGTCATCAACCACAACAAGCGGGTAGCCGTGTGTCAGTGACTCCAGCACCACCTCTCTGAGTGTAGCGGCAGCATTATAGGCTGGTATCAGGATACAGGGGGACACGATTCAAGCAACTCCACTAACGGTTTAAAGGTATGGCTTACCAGCAGCTTTTCCAGGCGTTTCCCGGAACCGGCACGGGGGCCATACGCCAGAAAGCCTCGCAACAGGGGTAGTGGCAGGCGGGGGCTGTCGGGATCCAGCTCCCGGGGATGCACAAACAGTACTCCCGGCACCCCTGCCAGCTGACAGCTGTGTAAGGCACGCTCAATCATCCCATAGGGAAACGCCCTGAAGCCCCAGCCCCCTCCGACCGGTAGATTTCCCAGCAGAGATTGCGCAACCAACGGCGGGAACTCACAGATGCTCCCCTGTGACGTCTTAATCAGATGCGGCGCCCGCGGCCCGTTCGGATCGCCGATGGCGGCAAGCGGTGTCAGGCTGCTGTCGTAACGATAGCCAAGCTCTTTCAGGATTTCAAAGGCCCAGGGGGTCTTGCGTCTATCCAGGGACCAGCGGGGCGCCCTGAAACCAAGCGGCGTACAGCCGGTCTGCTGCCTCAGCACGGCAGCTGTACGTTCAAGTTCAGACCTGAATTCAGCCGGTGTCAACCCGGTGACCAGGCGATGCGACCAACCGTGGGAAGCAAGCTCGTGCCCATCGGCAACAATTGCAGGAGCCAGCTCCGGAAAAGTATCTGCCACCTCACCAAGCATGAAGAAGGTCGCCCTGCTGCCCTGCCCGCGCAGCAGGTCCAGCAGCCGCCGGGTGGCAGCAACAACCCGTGATTGCCTGCGATACTCCGGCAGAATCTCCGCCCCACAGACATGGAACCAATCCTCAACGTCAACGGTCAGGCTGTGGCAGACGGATTCTGGCGATCCCGAAATTAGCATCCAAATTTAATACCTGATTATCGAAAGCTACTCAATAAGTATATGCACCAGACAGGTTGCCCGCGGCAGCAGGATCCGGCCGTTGAAAGACCTGATATCTGATGGTTAAGCGGTGCATGGGCTGGCTTGCATCTGCCGCACGCTTACAAGTTCAGGACAGCATGGATACATGGGATCTCTGGAGGACAGGCCTGTCTCATTGACGGCGTAATGTCAGAATGCCGTGTCTCAACATGTCGCTACAGCCAGTGCGGGATGCGAAGCCCGACCACCACCCGCTATCGTCATGGCATGGGGGACACCGTAAAAGCTCCATTCCCGTAAGCAGCCCCCTTGCCGATATGCAGCAGCCCCCCCAGGCTCAGCAAGGGGCCCAGTTCATTACAGGGGCCTTCCAGCACAAAATGACCTGACACACCACGCCGGCCCTGCTGCTGCACGCTTTGGGACAGCAGCCGGAATCGCTCAGCCGATTGTGCATACCTGCGAAACAGATCAGGATCTGCGCTTGTGCCGTAATAGGCCGTCAGTGAAGAAATGCGGCGTAAAACCGCCTTGACAAACAGTCCGGGTTCAAAGCGATTCAGTTCTCGGCCCTGATGAAGCATGCGAAGCGGGCTGGTGATCGTAATCTGGATCTGCTGACAGGAGGCAAAGCGTGGTGTTGCGAGGTCAAGCAAGGTAGCAGCAGAAAGGACCGGTATGTCGGCAAGGCTTCGGGATGAGAGGTCAGGCAGGATACGCTGCTGGTTCTGATAGTCGCAGACAGAGACCTGGTACAAGCTAACAGCGTCAAGCGACTGCTCAACAGCCCGCACAAACAGTGCGACCTGATGAATGGCCGGCCCAAGCAGGACAAGGCTCAACTCAAGCTGTCCTGACTCTGTCTGCTGCAATGGCCCCAGAACAAATGGCACCCCCGGTCGCTGATAGAGTCTGACCAGCTCAGGGTCAGATGAGAGTATGCGGCCACAGAGTAGAACAAAAGGACAGCTCCCGTTTTGAGGACAGCCTGTGCACTCCCTGTCATCCGGATTGCAGACCAGGGCACGTAGCGCTGCTTCAAACCGCAGGGCGCTGCCAACCAGCTGCGTGAGCTTTGCAAGCGTTTCTGATGGCAATGTCAGCTGCAGGGTAACGAGATTCAGGTCCATAAATAAAGCAGGGCGACCGTTGCCGGTCGCCCCATTACTCCATCATTCTTCAGACACAATTAAAATTGGGCCTTGATATACTCCCTGTTCATACGGGCGATAAACTTGACGTTGATCCCTTTTGGACAGGCAGCCATACACTCATAGTGGTTGGTACAGTTACCAAAACCACAGTCCTTCATGGCCTGAACCATGTTCGTAACGCGGGCCTTGGCTTCCACTTTGCCTTGGGGTAGTACAGCCAGTTGGGAAACCTTGGCGCCGGTGAACAGCATGGCCGCACCATTGGGGCAGCCAGCCACGCAGGCACCGCATCCGATACACTCGGCAGCATCCATTGCCTCATCTGCAGCAGGCTTTGGAATCAGGATGGCGTTACCATCAGCAACACCGCCGGTATGACAGGAGGTGTAACCGCCGGCCTGAATGATCTTGTCCAGGGCTTCACGGTCAACCACCAGGTCCTTCACAATCGGGAACGCGCGGGCACGCCACGGCTCGATATAGATGGTGTCGCCATCGTGAAACTTCCGCATATGCAGCTGGCATACGGTAGTACGCTCCTGGCCGCCGTGGGGCATACCATTAATAACCTGTGAACACATACCGCAGATACCTTCGCGGCAGTCATGGTCAAAGGCCACCGGCTGCTTGCCGGCCTTGATCAGGTCCTCGTTCAGGACGTCGAGCATCTCCAGAAAGGAGTGATGCTCGGTGATCCCCTTGACAGTGTAGTTTTCAAATTTTCCAGTGTCGTTAGCGTTCTTCTGGCGCCACACGACAAGGTTAATCGTCATGGTCTTGTGATCGCTCATTATTTGTAGCTCCTTACGGCGAGATGGACGTTCTCGAATTTGAGGGGCTCCTTGTGCAGTTCAGGCTCGTTGTTGATACCCTTGAACTCCCAGGCGCCTGCATAACAGAAGTTGGCGTCATCACGTTGTGCCTCGCCGTCGTCTGTCTGATACTCGGTCCGGAAGTGACCACCACAGGATTCGTTGCGATGCAGGGCGTCACGGCACATAAGCTCTGCAAATTCAAGGAAGTCTGCGGTACGTCCGGCATTTTCAAGATCCTGGTTAAACTCGGCACCGGTACCGGTAACCTTGACGTTCTTCCAGAACTCTTCGCGCAGGGCGGGAATCTTCTCCAGGTTGATCTTCAGTGAGGCATCGGAACGGGCCATACCGCAGTTTTCCCACATCAGTCCACCCAGCTCACGCATAAACTCTGAAACGGTCTTCTTGCCGTTTACGTTGAGCAACTTATTGCCGTAAGCCTTGATTTCATCAACGGACTTCTTGAACTCGGGATTGTCAGTAGAGGTACCGGAAGGCTTCACGCCGGCCAGATAGCCGCCGATGGTGTATGGAATGACGAAGTAGCCGTCAGCCAGACCTTGCATCAGGGCTGAAGCACCCAGACGGTTTGCACCGTGTACCGAGAAGTTAGCCTCACCAAGTACAAACAGACCGGGGATGTTGCTCATCAGGTTATAATCAACCCAGAGGCCACCCATTGAGTAGTGGGGGGCAGGATACATACGCATTGGGCGCTTGTAGCCATCCTCATCGGTGATCTTCTCGTACATTTCGAACAGGTTGCCGTAACGCTCCTTGATGGTATCAGCACCTACCCGCTTGATGGCAGTGGAGAAGTCAAGGTAGACACCGCGGCCACCCGGTCCAACACCGCGGGCATCATCACACTGCTCTTTGGCAGCACGGGAGGCGATATCACGGGGGGCAAGGTTACCGAAGGAGGGGTATTTGCGCTCCAGGTAGTAGTCACGGTCGTCTTCAGCAATCTCGTTGGGGTGCTTGCCGCAATCTTCCTTCTTCTTGGGCACCCAGCAGCGGCCATCGTTCCGCAAGGACTCGGACATCAGGGTCAGCTTGGACTGATAATCACCGGCTTGTGGAATACAGGTCGGGTGAATCTGGGTGTAGCAAGGGTTGGCAAAGAAAGCACCCTTCTTGTGGGCAGCCCAGTTTGCCGTTACGGAGCAGCCCATGGCGTTGGTCGAGAGGTAGAACACGTTCACATAGCCACCGGTTGCAAGACAGACTGCGTCAGCAGCATAGCTCTCGATCTCACCGGTAACCAGGTTGCGAACGGTGATCCCTTTGGCAACACCGTCAATAACCACCAGGTCAAGCATTTCACGGCGGGTGTACATCTTTACGGTACCGGCCTTGATCTGACGTGCCAGGGCAGAGTAGGCACCCAGCAGCAGCTGCTGGCCGGTCTGACCACGAGCGTAGAACGTACGGGAAACCTGGGCGCCACCGAAGGAACGGTTATCCAGATAGCCGGCATAGTCACGGGCAAACGGAACACCCTGGGCTACGCACTGGTCAATGATGTTATTGGAGACCTGGGCAAGACGCCAGACGTCCGCTTCACGGGCACGGAAGTCGCCACCCTTGATGGTGTCATAGAACAGACGATAGATCGAGTCACCGTCGTTCGGATAAGCTTTAGCAGCGTTGATACCACCCTGTGCAGCAATCGAGTGCGCGCGACGGGGGCTGTCCTGATAGCAGAAAGCCTGTACGTTGTAGCCGAGCTCTCCGAGAGAGGCTGCGGCAGCGCCACCGGCCAGGCCGGTACCAACCATGATGATGTTGTATTTACGCTTGTTGGCGGGGTTAACCAGCTTCAGATCGAAGCGGTGTTTGTCCCAGCTCTGTTGAATTGGTCCGGTTGGACATTTACCATCGAGTATCACGTGTACCCCCTTAACCTTTTATGATTCCGAAGAGAATTGACAGTGGGATGGCAACGAACCCGGCAAACAGCACCAGAGCAACCAGGGCACCGGCCTTGGTGATGGTGGGCAGGGTGTTACCGTTTGCCAGACCAAAGGTCTGGAACAGGCTCTGAATACCGTGATAGAGGTGCATGAACAGCACCACCATGGCCACGGCATAGATACCGGCACCGGCGATGGACGAGAAGCTGGAAGCCACCATGGCAAAGACATTAAAATGACCGGCAGCATCATTAACCAGTGTCAGACCGGGGGTAGCGCGGAACGTGAAGTGCAGCAGGTGATAGACGATAAAGACAAACAGCAGCAGACCGGTCCAGATCATGTTTTCACTGGCAAAAGTCGCCTTACGGGTTGCCTTGACAGCGTAGTCGGAGGGACGGCCGCCACGGTTTTCAATGGTCAACTGGATACCGTAGACTACGTGTACAACAAACAGTGCCAGCATGATTGCCCTGAAGACCATGATAATGGGCAGCGGCATGCTGTGCAGATGCTCGGCGTAGGCGTTGATCCCGCTCGGGCCTACAAAAATGGTACTGTTGCCGATAAGATGGACAACAGCAAACAGGACCATACACAGACCTGTTACTGCCATCACAATCTTTCTGCCGATGGATGTGTTCAGAAATTCCATAAACTCCCTTCCTTTTATGATGTAGTGATGATGCTCACTGCGTGACAAACAGCCAAGAATACGTCCGGTTATACGCCCTGCGGTGGTCCCCGCCAGTTAAGCCTGCGATAATGCTGCATGAAGAGCCTCCTTGTGGGGTGTCTATGTTGTGTCCAGATCCTGTCCTGGTCAGTATTTCAAAGCACCGCGCATACTAAACGCCGTTTTAGGAAATTGCAAGGATTTTATGTATACAGCATACAAACCTGCCCCGCCCTGCCAGGTCATCTGACGCCCCATGGCACTTCTGACGCAAAGCAGGTGGACATGTGTCAAAACCCGTGTTATAAAGTTCGTCCTCTGCGGGCATGGTGGAATAGGTAGACACAAGAGACTTAAAATCTCTCGGGGGCAACCCTGTGCCGGTTCGAGTCCGGCTGCCCGCACCACCCTTTCTTAACACCCCTTAATCACTCGTCTCTTTTTACACCATTTTTCTTTTTATGCAGTTTTTTTTAGTTTTGTTATCAGCCAGCTGTGCTATAAGGCGATTATCTTAATTAATCTCCACAGGGAGGCACTATGAAGAAATCAGAACTTGTTGCAAAGATGGCTGAAGGGGCTGGGCTCACCAAGGCACAGGCTGAAAAAGCCTTGGCAAGCTTCATTGCCGGTGTAACCGGTGCATTGACTGCAGGTGACAAGGTGACTCTGGTGGGATTCGGTACATTTTCAGCCATTACCCGTAAGGCCCGCACCGGTCGTAATCCGCAGACCGGCAAGGCTATCAAGATAGCAGCAAAGACCTCTGGTAAATTTTCGCCCGGCAAATCCCTGAAAGACCTGGCCTGTAAAACCAAGAAAAAATAGTTCGCAGTTTAATTTAAGTACCAGAAGACCCCGCTTCAACGGGGTCTTTTTTATTCTGTCACTCAAGCTCTCTGGCAGCCATATTACCTGCCCAGTTTATTCCGGATCGCCTCCACGACATGATAGGCATCATTAATTGCCGTATAAATAAGATTGGGATGTTTCTCTTCCTGAATCGATCCTTCACTGATCTTCATGTAGGAAGGAGAAATAGCCCCTCCCACCACATAGACCCCTTTGCGGGTTGACTCAAATTCGGCAGAAAGCAGCACCAGCCTGTCTCCTTCCTTGGCAACCCGGCAAACGCCGGCGGTACAGGAGATGGTTTGGACCCCCAGCTTATCAAAGATCGGCACCGGCCCCTGGGAGCCGATACAGGCAATTACGTTCTGCATCGGAAAACTCAGGGCATGGTAGAGGTCAATACCGTCAGCCTGCTTAAACTCATTGATCCTGATCACCAACCGGTCGACCCCTTCATCATCCACTTCACCGATCCGCGGTGTTGCCCCCGGCAGAAGGCGAATATTCCCGCCCAACAGGATTTCCTCACCGAGCCGCTGGGCCGTTTCCTTGTTGACATCGAATTTTTCAGACTTATGGGCCCAATAGACCGGCTGCGTGTCATTACACTCACGTTTTGCCTTCAGAATGGCGATCACCACGTCGGCAGCCGTATTACCGCCACCGATCACCAGAGTCTTTACCCCGACATATTTGGTCGGGTCATCAACATTCTTGGCGACCATCTTGGCATCGCCATAAACCGAGAGTTCACGGGGAATGCTGCTGCCAAAGGCCAGCACCACCTTGCGCCCCCTGAAGCGCCCCTTGTCCGTCAGAATGGTCAGGCTGTCACGTTCATCCTGAATATTTTCAAAGGCCACTTCAGTGCGGATATGCAGATTTTCATGCTGCACAAAATGTTGCACATATTGCAGATAGCTCTCAACCGTCACCGGCTTGTCCGGAGGCCGCAGTTCATCCACCAGAAACGGCTCCGGCGCATCCTTAGGTTTGGAGGCATACACCAGCTTCCCCTGCGGGTAGGTATTGGCAATACCTTGAAATGGTGCCTTGCCTGACTCAAGCACCAGATACGACAGATTGTACTTGTGACAGAGATAGGCCGTTGCAAGACCGGCAGGACCACCACCAATAATTATGACATCATGCAGTTCAGATGACATGGCTACATAAACCTCCGGAAGATGCAATGCGTACGGTTGACTGTCCCTCGACAGGAATCAGGCGGCTAAAATAGTCCAAGGTCACAAAAGAATCAGAGACCACCGGCGTACAGGTTGAGCTGTAATGACTGATGTAGAACAGGTAACGGATGCCGTATTCCTGTGCAGTGTGCAGATTTGTTTCACTATCCTCTCCCAGCATGGTCCGGTCTGGATCGTAGCGCACAAAGCGCTGCAGCTCACCCCAGAAGCGGCTATCCTCCTTGGGCAACCCGACTTGATGGGCAGAAACAACGCCATCAAACCAATGCCCGATCCTGGTCTTCTTCAACTTCAGGTCCAGGGTTTTACTGTGGGCATTGGTCACCAGCCAGAGTTGTTTACCATGCTGCCGGCAGTAAGCCAGAAACTCCACCACCCCGGGATGTACCGCAATCAGATGTTCCACCTCCAGCTTCAAGAGGGGGATATCCAGCCCAAGCCGGTCAGACCAGTAATCAAGATTTGTCCAGTTAAGGGTTTGCTCCTGTGAGCGGAACAGGGCATGCAGCTGTTCTTGCGCCAGCTTCAGCGGCACCCTGTTCTTTGCAGCCCAGCGTTTTGGCACATGCTCAAGCCAGAAGTGATCATCAAAATGACGATCCAGCAGAGTCCCGTCCATGTCCAGCAATACCGTATCAACATCGTGCCACTCAAGTATCATGATCTGCTTATACACCCCTTTAAACAGAAAAAAAAGGTGGACCCGAAGGCCCACCCTTTTCATTGCTACCGTTCCGACCGGTTCTTAGAAGTGAACTTCGAAGGTACCGTAGATGTTGTGAGCTTCCTTCACAGGAGCTTGGAGCAACATAGTGGTTGGTGTAATATCGGAAATTTTGATTGGAGCGCCAACCCAGTTGTTGCTACCGGTGTACTCAAAGTCATAGTACTGGTAACCCAGCTTGAAGAAGGTCTTGGCAAAGAAGGATGAAATCGGCTTCAGATCAAGCTCTTGAATAACATAGGGCTCATACACCTTACCGCGGGTACCGACCTTGCTGGTCCACATATCGTCAGCAGCCGGTGAGAAGGTGATCCAGTTTTTGGAACCATAGTTAAACTCAAAGCCGAGCTTGGTCTTGCTGGGCAGGTCGTAACGCACGCCAGCAAACACTGCATAACCGGTTTTATCACTTGGTGCTTCAGGATTAAATACTCCACCGGTCAACAGACCTTGGAACATGGCATTGGCAGAAACAGCGGTAGTGGGATGAGTAACACTCAAACCACCATCAACGAAGAAATTCAGGTCGCCAGGGCCAACCTTCTTAAGGGTAGACATGGCACCGATACCGTACCAGTCAATTGAACCAAGGTTCACCGAAGGAGAGGTGTTGCCAAAGGCGGTGTTATTCATGACCGGGAAGTCAAAGATATTGAAACCACGGTTCCATTGCAGCCAAACCCGCAGCGGGTCGGTATCAACCGGGATAATGGCCACACCCAGCATGTCGGTATCTTTTAGGCTGTTAGAAACAGCTTGGTGATAGCCAGAATCAAAGCCACGGCCATAGCAGACCTTGGCATAGAAGCCGGGCAGCATATCAATATCAGGGGCATAGCCCAGGGTCATACCGTCAAAGGCATAGTTGACCAGCAGGGCCGGGGTACCGCCGT
Above is a window of Trichlorobacter lovleyi SZ DNA encoding:
- a CDS encoding radical SAM protein, encoding MLQSLKTYTRDKVVSYLLNMATSSSDETLIKMTHLMEMIPKKEYYRDRIRWIRNLVQQKHPSIEFPRRILKELHPNQRDKWITNLAINHLLSGTNKRKEWADANGFYPPSTVVISVTMRCNLSCYGCYAGDYNKSLELTLDEIDGVLTQMKEMGIYFAVISGGEPFFMEGIFELFEKHSDMAFLVFTHGGLIDDTLVQRLIAVGNVMPAFSLEGYEQETDERRGAGHFKKVMNAMRLLRENGLSFCGSFTHSSKNTDIITDPAYIDFLLEQGVFALWLFSYVPVGREPDPALMPSPEQRDQLRRATIQFRASKPMLFVDFWNDGPMISGCLAAGRKYLHINASGDIEPCVFCHFAVDNIRRTSLKDALGSALFRKIREKQGEHDNLLRPCMLIDHPENGREFFESEGAYPTHAGAEEIFTGLADQMDHYSRSYGEIADQVWEDEFREHPAFNKKNGTRNG
- a CDS encoding glycosyltransferase family 2 protein — encoded protein: MSPCILIPAYNAAATLREVVLESLTHGYPLVVVDDGSTDATAETLDGLPVTLLSHPVNRGKGAALKTGFAWAIQQQYDGVVTLDADGQHDPSAISRLLAEADKKGYDCLLASRHSQFEEMAGLRKVWNRFGVWCIRKRTGFEITDSQSGFRFYHARLLRAVRLEKDGYDLEMELLVKGWKAGFKIGSLPVPARVADGRATSHYRPVQDTWNICMTFLRYM
- a CDS encoding polysaccharide deacetylase family protein, coding for MLISGSPESVCHSLTVDVEDWFHVCGAEILPEYRRQSRVVAATRRLLDLLRGQGSRATFFMLGEVADTFPELAPAIVADGHELASHGWSHRLVTGLTPAEFRSELERTAAVLRQQTGCTPLGFRAPRWSLDRRKTPWAFEILKELGYRYDSSLTPLAAIGDPNGPRAPHLIKTSQGSICEFPPLVAQSLLGNLPVGGGWGFRAFPYGMIERALHSCQLAGVPGVLFVHPRELDPDSPRLPLPLLRGFLAYGPRAGSGKRLEKLLVSHTFKPLVELLESCPPVS
- the cas6 gene encoding CRISPR system precrRNA processing endoribonuclease RAMP protein Cas6, which produces MDLNLVTLQLTLPSETLAKLTQLVGSALRFEAALRALVCNPDDRECTGCPQNGSCPFVLLCGRILSSDPELVRLYQRPGVPFVLGPLQQTESGQLELSLVLLGPAIHQVALFVRAVEQSLDAVSLYQVSVCDYQNQQRILPDLSSRSLADIPVLSAATLLDLATPRFASCQQIQITITSPLRMLHQGRELNRFEPGLFVKAVLRRISSLTAYYGTSADPDLFRRYAQSAERFRLLSQSVQQQGRRGVSGHFVLEGPCNELGPLLSLGGLLHIGKGAAYGNGAFTVSPMP
- a CDS encoding succinate dehydrogenase/fumarate reductase iron-sulfur subunit, with product MSDHKTMTINLVVWRQKNANDTGKFENYTVKGITEHHSFLEMLDVLNEDLIKAGKQPVAFDHDCREGICGMCSQVINGMPHGGQERTTVCQLHMRKFHDGDTIYIEPWRARAFPIVKDLVVDREALDKIIQAGGYTSCHTGGVADGNAILIPKPAADEAMDAAECIGCGACVAGCPNGAAMLFTGAKVSQLAVLPQGKVEAKARVTNMVQAMKDCGFGNCTNHYECMAACPKGINVKFIARMNREYIKAQF
- a CDS encoding fumarate reductase/succinate dehydrogenase flavoprotein subunit, coding for MILDGKCPTGPIQQSWDKHRFDLKLVNPANKRKYNIIMVGTGLAGGAAAASLGELGYNVQAFCYQDSPRRAHSIAAQGGINAAKAYPNDGDSIYRLFYDTIKGGDFRAREADVWRLAQVSNNIIDQCVAQGVPFARDYAGYLDNRSFGGAQVSRTFYARGQTGQQLLLGAYSALARQIKAGTVKMYTRREMLDLVVIDGVAKGITVRNLVTGEIESYAADAVCLATGGYVNVFYLSTNAMGCSVTANWAAHKKGAFFANPCYTQIHPTCIPQAGDYQSKLTLMSESLRNDGRCWVPKKKEDCGKHPNEIAEDDRDYYLERKYPSFGNLAPRDIASRAAKEQCDDARGVGPGGRGVYLDFSTAIKRVGADTIKERYGNLFEMYEKITDEDGYKRPMRMYPAPHYSMGGLWVDYNLMSNIPGLFVLGEANFSVHGANRLGASALMQGLADGYFVIPYTIGGYLAGVKPSGTSTDNPEFKKSVDEIKAYGNKLLNVNGKKTVSEFMRELGGLMWENCGMARSDASLKINLEKIPALREEFWKNVKVTGTGAEFNQDLENAGRTADFLEFAELMCRDALHRNESCGGHFRTEYQTDDGEAQRDDANFCYAGAWEFKGINNEPELHKEPLKFENVHLAVRSYK
- a CDS encoding succinate dehydrogenase cytochrome b subunit, producing MEFLNTSIGRKIVMAVTGLCMVLFAVVHLIGNSTIFVGPSGINAYAEHLHSMPLPIIMVFRAIMLALFVVHVVYGIQLTIENRGGRPSDYAVKATRKATFASENMIWTGLLLFVFIVYHLLHFTFRATPGLTLVNDAAGHFNVFAMVASSFSSIAGAGIYAVAMVVLFMHLYHGIQSLFQTFGLANGNTLPTITKAGALVALVLFAGFVAIPLSILFGIIKG
- a CDS encoding HU family DNA-binding protein, whose amino-acid sequence is MKKSELVAKMAEGAGLTKAQAEKALASFIAGVTGALTAGDKVTLVGFGTFSAITRKARTGRNPQTGKAIKIAAKTSGKFSPGKSLKDLACKTKKK
- a CDS encoding NAD(P)/FAD-dependent oxidoreductase codes for the protein MSSELHDVIIIGGGPAGLATAYLCHKYNLSYLVLESGKAPFQGIANTYPQGKLVYASKPKDAPEPFLVDELRPPDKPVTVESYLQYVQHFVQHENLHIRTEVAFENIQDERDSLTILTDKGRFRGRKVVLAFGSSIPRELSVYGDAKMVAKNVDDPTKYVGVKTLVIGGGNTAADVVIAILKAKRECNDTQPVYWAHKSEKFDVNKETAQRLGEEILLGGNIRLLPGATPRIGEVDDEGVDRLVIRINEFKQADGIDLYHALSFPMQNVIACIGSQGPVPIFDKLGVQTISCTAGVCRVAKEGDRLVLLSAEFESTRKGVYVVGGAISPSYMKISEGSIQEEKHPNLIYTAINDAYHVVEAIRNKLGR
- the yrfG gene encoding GMP/IMP nucleotidase → MILEWHDVDTVLLDMDGTLLDRHFDDHFWLEHVPKRWAAKNRVPLKLAQEQLHALFRSQEQTLNWTNLDYWSDRLGLDIPLLKLEVEHLIAVHPGVVEFLAYCRQHGKQLWLVTNAHSKTLDLKLKKTRIGHWFDGVVSAHQVGLPKEDSRFWGELQRFVRYDPDRTMLGEDSETNLHTAQEYGIRYLFYISHYSSTCTPVVSDSFVTLDYFSRLIPVEGQSTVRIASSGGLCSHVI
- a CDS encoding DUF3373 domain-containing protein produces the protein MRKTNKLLLSTVLALAIPAGAMAAEVDLQAKLDKLSQQMEDLKGQVQRVEDKSLGKWLQIGGSYQFRVDSLHGKTAAYVSAPATFANAQSIMQSGFFNAIDPTNGQSTFSPTYTGTWTPAQATQFWQANLGSMMTFAANMANVKNVSQAQAFLGANSAMLGGLSGFGVQVPAGKPQNETLYTNKFALDLKAKATKDVTVNVKLGMYKVFGSQDDKAVNGNAYFADRTGVFDGVLGHVPSSSYLNVDRAYATWSNIMDQPVWLSVGRRPSTDGAPTNLKSNNERPGNGGTPALLVNYAFDGMTLGYAPDIDMLPGFYAKVCYGRGFDSGYHQAVSNSLKDTDMLGVAIIPVDTDPLRVWLQWNRGFNIFDFPVMNNTAFGNTSPSVNLGSIDWYGIGAMSTLKKVGPGDLNFFVDGGLSVTHPTTAVSANAMFQGLLTGGVFNPEAPSDKTGYAVFAGVRYDLPSKTKLGFEFNYGSKNWITFSPAADDMWTSKVGTRGKVYEPYVIQELDLKPISSFFAKTFFKLGYQYYDFEYTGSNNWVGAPIKISDITPTTMLLQAPVKEAHNIYGTFEVHF